The proteins below are encoded in one region of Amycolatopsis acidiphila:
- a CDS encoding FBP domain-containing protein → MRTLSEGEIRASFVNCTKGEAKRLTVPRDLIEQPWPDLDFFGWRDPGARERAYLVAESADGLTGVALRVAAQAGRARRSMCSLCLTTHPGDGVALMTARKAGRQDNSVGVYICADLACPLYLRGKKNSGRRIEESITLAEQIDRTMANLAAFLGKVKK, encoded by the coding sequence ATGAGAACGCTGAGCGAGGGTGAGATCCGCGCTTCCTTCGTCAACTGCACCAAGGGCGAGGCGAAGCGGCTGACCGTGCCCCGGGACCTGATCGAGCAACCGTGGCCCGACCTGGACTTCTTCGGCTGGCGGGACCCCGGCGCCCGCGAGCGGGCCTACCTGGTCGCCGAGTCCGCCGACGGCCTCACCGGAGTCGCACTGCGGGTCGCCGCGCAGGCCGGGCGGGCGCGGCGCAGCATGTGCTCGTTGTGCCTGACCACGCACCCCGGAGACGGGGTCGCGCTGATGACCGCGCGCAAGGCCGGCCGGCAGGACAACTCGGTGGGCGTCTACATCTGCGCCGACCTCGCCTGCCCGCTCTACCTGCGCGGGAAGAAGAACAGCGGCCGGCGCATCGAGGAGTCGATCACCCTGGCGGAGCAGATCGACCGGACGATGGCGAACCTCGCCGCGTTCCTGGGCAAGGTGAAGAAGTGA
- a CDS encoding helix-turn-helix domain-containing protein, which yields MTDELDHVLTAVGPRLRALRKQNGATLASLAEATGISVSTLSRLESGSRKPSLELLLPLARAHRVPLDELVGAPPTGDPRVRLKPVERDGMTLIPLSHNPGGLQAFKHILPGGRAEPDPRVHEGYEWLYVLSGRVRVVLGEHDIVLRAGEVAEFDTRVPHWFGNADSRPAEFLSLFGPQGERLHVKARSR from the coding sequence ATGACGGACGAACTCGACCACGTGCTGACCGCGGTGGGCCCGCGGCTGCGGGCGCTGCGCAAGCAGAACGGCGCGACCCTGGCCTCGCTCGCGGAGGCGACGGGCATCTCGGTCAGCACCCTGTCCCGGCTCGAGTCGGGCAGCCGCAAGCCCAGCCTGGAGCTACTGCTGCCACTGGCCAGGGCGCACCGCGTGCCATTGGACGAACTGGTCGGCGCCCCGCCGACCGGTGACCCGCGCGTGCGGCTGAAGCCGGTCGAGCGCGACGGCATGACGCTGATCCCGCTCAGCCACAACCCCGGTGGCCTGCAGGCGTTCAAGCACATCCTGCCCGGCGGGCGGGCGGAGCCGGACCCGCGGGTGCACGAGGGTTACGAGTGGCTGTACGTGCTGAGCGGCCGCGTGCGCGTCGTCCTGGGCGAGCACGACATCGTGCTGCGCGCGGGCGAGGTCGCCGAGTTCGACACCCGGGTCCCGCACTGGTTCGGCAACGCCGACTCCCGCCCCGCCGAGTTCCTCAGCCTGTTCGGCCCCCAGGGCGAGCGGCTGCACGTCAAGGCGCGCAGTCGCTAG
- a CDS encoding BTAD domain-containing putative transcriptional regulator, whose protein sequence is MRFGVLGPLVAEDDRGPVDLKGPRHRAVLARLLIAKGRVVPVDRLVDDLWEDPPDGALGAIQTFVSTLRRALEPGRAPRAPARLLVTSPPGYALHAAPDGVDAWRFESAVTACGESLAGHRPAVALSQVDEALRLWRGPAYAEFDDQAWARSEIARLDELRALAAERRAEALLALGRAAEAVPDLDAHVATHPLREDGWRLLALALYRSGRQGDALAALRRARHVLASELGIDPAPGLRRLESDILAHSPDLDVPAAPAVQRLVGRGDELARLKAAAATTVARGRLALALISGDAGGGKTALAEALASELGWTTAWGTSPDREGVPTAWPWAQLLSALGADADVLAPAPAEDPVVARFSWHRGVGSYLAGVAQQGPLLLVLDDLHAAGAETLALLVSLVTDPVPQPVLVVATHRTTDVSAQLTEFLGRVARTEPTRIYLGGLSQPAVAELVRAITGDDVDEATVNAISQRSGGNPFFVRELACLLETDRDLSSVPPGVRDVVRYRVARLPEPVQVVLRRAAVLGTGLDLDLLAAVTGGEVLDAVETAVRHGFLVERGPQRFQFAHALVQDTVYGDLSRSRRARWHLETADAIERLRPDDVESLAHHYLLAGSPAAVRYARAAAEQAERRFAPHEAARLWQDALTAHDGSDDVRTRLDLTMGLVRALAVTGGLEQARHRRAEAIALADTLGDPLLTARVIGAFDVPAIWTENDDPVLARRIADVAERTLTALPPENRADRGRLLATLALELRNAGGDRARTAAREAEVIARELDEPTLLAFALDARFIQSFERAGLAPERARIGAELVALAARHALVTFEVLGHLILVQAHSALADFAAADRHAAAADRLGEDYQIPLVGVFTQWYQALRLAVLGSPAEAAYRAAAARLSGTGMSGVDNGILGLALLCDRVQRGEPLDVRADFGGYERWCRPLMTGRPVGSVPPSPHDLLYEARICLQAMVAIGHSDRATMERCHADLLPAAGELAGAGSGMVTLRPVAFYLGDLATALDDPRAEEHYRQAEAIARRAGAPHWAETARQRLGR, encoded by the coding sequence GTGCGGTTCGGCGTCCTCGGTCCACTCGTGGCGGAGGACGACCGTGGCCCGGTGGACCTGAAAGGGCCGCGGCACCGCGCGGTGCTGGCGCGGCTGCTGATCGCCAAGGGCCGCGTGGTCCCGGTGGACCGGCTGGTCGACGACCTGTGGGAAGACCCGCCCGACGGTGCCCTCGGCGCGATCCAGACCTTCGTGTCCACGCTGCGCCGAGCGCTCGAACCCGGCCGGGCGCCGCGGGCACCCGCCCGGCTGCTCGTGACGAGCCCGCCCGGTTACGCACTGCACGCGGCGCCGGACGGGGTCGACGCCTGGCGCTTCGAGTCCGCGGTGACCGCCTGCGGCGAGTCGCTCGCCGGCCACCGGCCCGCTGTCGCGCTGTCGCAAGTGGACGAGGCTCTGCGCCTGTGGCGCGGTCCGGCGTACGCCGAGTTCGACGACCAGGCCTGGGCGCGCTCGGAGATCGCCCGGCTCGACGAGCTGCGCGCGCTGGCAGCGGAACGTCGCGCGGAAGCGCTGCTGGCGCTCGGCCGCGCCGCCGAAGCCGTGCCGGACCTGGACGCGCACGTCGCCACCCATCCCTTGCGCGAGGACGGCTGGCGACTGCTCGCACTCGCGCTGTACCGGTCGGGGCGGCAGGGCGACGCGCTGGCCGCGCTCCGCCGGGCCCGGCACGTGCTGGCGTCGGAGCTGGGCATCGATCCCGCTCCCGGCCTGCGGCGGCTGGAGTCCGACATCCTGGCTCACTCGCCGGATCTCGACGTGCCCGCCGCACCGGCGGTCCAGCGGCTGGTGGGACGGGGCGACGAACTGGCCCGGCTGAAGGCCGCGGCCGCGACGACGGTCGCCCGCGGCCGGCTCGCTCTCGCGCTGATCTCGGGTGACGCGGGCGGGGGCAAGACCGCGCTCGCCGAAGCGCTGGCGTCGGAGCTGGGCTGGACCACCGCCTGGGGCACGAGTCCCGACCGCGAAGGCGTGCCGACGGCGTGGCCGTGGGCCCAGCTGCTGAGCGCACTCGGCGCCGACGCGGACGTGCTGGCACCGGCGCCCGCCGAGGACCCCGTGGTGGCCAGGTTCTCCTGGCATCGCGGCGTCGGCTCCTACCTGGCCGGCGTCGCGCAGCAGGGCCCGCTGCTGCTGGTGCTCGACGACCTGCACGCTGCCGGCGCGGAAACCTTGGCGCTGCTGGTTTCCCTGGTGACCGATCCCGTCCCGCAGCCGGTGCTGGTAGTCGCGACCCATCGCACGACCGATGTCTCCGCGCAGCTGACCGAGTTCCTGGGGCGCGTGGCCCGCACCGAGCCGACGCGGATCTACCTCGGCGGTCTTTCGCAGCCCGCGGTGGCCGAGCTGGTCCGCGCGATCACGGGTGACGACGTGGACGAGGCCACGGTGAACGCGATTTCCCAGCGCAGCGGGGGAAATCCGTTCTTCGTCCGTGAACTCGCGTGCCTGCTCGAAACGGACCGCGACCTCTCGTCCGTGCCGCCGGGCGTGCGCGATGTCGTCCGGTATCGCGTCGCGCGGCTGCCCGAGCCGGTCCAGGTGGTGCTGCGGCGGGCGGCGGTGCTCGGGACCGGGCTCGACCTCGACCTGCTGGCCGCGGTGACCGGTGGCGAGGTGCTCGACGCGGTGGAAACCGCCGTGCGACATGGGTTCCTGGTGGAGCGTGGGCCGCAGCGGTTCCAGTTCGCGCACGCCCTGGTCCAGGACACCGTGTACGGCGACCTGTCGCGTTCACGCCGCGCCCGCTGGCACCTGGAGACCGCCGACGCGATCGAGCGGCTGCGCCCGGACGACGTCGAATCGTTGGCACACCATTACCTTCTGGCCGGCAGCCCCGCTGCCGTGCGGTATGCGCGGGCCGCGGCGGAACAGGCCGAACGCCGGTTCGCCCCGCACGAGGCGGCCCGGCTGTGGCAGGACGCACTCACCGCGCACGACGGCTCGGACGACGTCCGAACCCGGCTCGACCTGACGATGGGACTGGTGCGGGCGCTCGCCGTCACGGGCGGGCTGGAGCAGGCGCGGCACCGCCGTGCGGAAGCGATCGCGCTCGCCGACACGCTTGGCGACCCACTGCTGACCGCGCGGGTGATCGGCGCCTTCGACGTCCCCGCGATCTGGACCGAGAACGATGATCCCGTGCTGGCCCGGCGGATCGCCGACGTCGCGGAGCGAACGCTCACGGCACTGCCGCCGGAAAACCGCGCCGACCGCGGCAGGCTGCTCGCCACGCTGGCACTGGAACTGCGCAACGCCGGGGGAGACCGCGCGCGGACGGCGGCTCGGGAGGCCGAGGTCATCGCCCGTGAGCTGGACGAGCCGACGTTGCTGGCCTTCGCTCTCGACGCCCGGTTCATCCAGTCCTTCGAACGTGCCGGGCTCGCGCCGGAACGCGCCCGGATCGGGGCGGAACTGGTGGCGCTGGCGGCCCGGCACGCGCTGGTGACGTTCGAGGTGCTGGGACATCTGATCCTGGTCCAGGCGCACTCGGCGCTGGCGGATTTCGCCGCCGCCGACCGGCACGCCGCCGCGGCCGACCGACTTGGGGAGGACTACCAGATCCCACTGGTGGGCGTGTTCACCCAGTGGTACCAAGCACTTCGCCTGGCCGTGCTCGGGTCGCCCGCCGAGGCCGCCTACCGTGCCGCCGCGGCCAGGCTGAGCGGCACGGGAATGTCCGGAGTGGACAACGGCATCCTGGGGCTGGCGTTGTTGTGCGACCGCGTCCAGCGCGGCGAGCCGCTCGACGTGCGGGCGGACTTCGGCGGCTACGAGCGCTGGTGCCGGCCCTTGATGACCGGGCGTCCGGTCGGATCCGTCCCGCCTTCCCCGCACGACTTGCTCTACGAAGCCCGGATCTGTCTACAAGCGATGGTCGCGATCGGACACAGTGATCGGGCGACGATGGAGCGGTGTCATGCCGACCTGCTGCCCGCCGCGGGTGAACTCGCCGGGGCGGGAAGTGGGATGGTCACCTTGCGGCCGGTGGCTTTCTACCTCGGCGACCTGGCCACCGCCCTCGACGATCCCCGGGCGGAAGAGCACTACCGGCAAGCCGAGGCGATCGCCCGGCGTGCGGGGGCGCCGCACTGGGCCGAGACCGCCCGGCAGCGGCTCGGGCGCTGA
- a CDS encoding MarR family winged helix-turn-helix transcriptional regulator, producing MTQPPATSPAMLLVLLGRRLRERMDAELREQGLSLRHMSALGHLAGGPGLSYSELARRARITVQSMQSTLAQLEAMGAIERRTEPGRGRTAELHVTGTGAALLAKGREIVRATDEQLVSALGEDEHALTTMLLRALSASAGPAAP from the coding sequence GTGACCCAGCCACCCGCCACCAGCCCCGCGATGTTGCTCGTCCTGCTCGGCAGGCGGCTGCGCGAGCGGATGGACGCCGAGCTGCGGGAACAGGGGCTGTCGCTGCGGCACATGTCGGCGCTGGGGCACCTCGCCGGAGGGCCCGGCCTGTCCTACAGCGAGCTGGCGCGGCGCGCGCGGATCACCGTGCAGAGCATGCAGTCGACGCTGGCGCAGTTGGAGGCGATGGGCGCCATCGAGCGCCGTACCGAGCCGGGCCGCGGCCGCACGGCCGAACTGCACGTGACCGGCACGGGCGCGGCCCTGCTGGCGAAGGGGCGCGAGATCGTCCGCGCCACGGACGAGCAGCTGGTGTCCGCGCTCGGCGAGGACGAACACGCGCTGACGACGATGCTGTTGCGGGCGCTCAGCGCGTCAGCAGGTCCCGCAGCGCCTTGA
- a CDS encoding serine hydrolase domain-containing protein — protein MSRLHEVMAGHVERGTVPGAVTLVSRRGDVQVDVVGNRSLDGPPLRRDSLFRISSMTKPITAVAALTLVEDCLLRLDAPVDDVLPELANRRVLKSLDSELDDTVPAVRSITTRDLLTFRLGFGQLMAQPDAYPILKAANDRSLGMGPPQPFDYPAPDEWLRRLGELPLMCQPGEKWLYHTGSDVLGVLLERVCGKPLDEVLTERVFEPLGMKDTSFSTSDVDRLVTSYQMDYSVFDEPSGGQWSRRPPFLSGGGGLLSTVDDLSAFAHMMLNSGRYQGVRVLSRPMVELMTTDQLTPAQKAVSGFFPGYFDDRGWGFGVSVATARTNVFQTPGRFGWDGGLGTSWQADPKEELTAIMLTQRAGFPDLSAVYTDFWTSVYASLPD, from the coding sequence ATGTCGCGGTTGCACGAGGTCATGGCCGGTCACGTCGAACGCGGCACCGTTCCCGGCGCGGTCACGCTGGTGAGCAGGCGCGGCGACGTGCAGGTCGATGTCGTCGGGAACCGGTCGCTGGACGGGCCGCCGCTGCGGCGGGACTCGTTGTTCCGGATCAGCTCGATGACGAAGCCGATCACCGCGGTGGCCGCGCTGACGCTCGTCGAGGACTGCTTGCTGCGGCTGGACGCCCCGGTCGACGACGTGTTGCCCGAGCTGGCGAACCGGCGGGTGCTCAAGAGCCTGGACAGCGAGCTGGACGACACCGTGCCCGCGGTCCGGTCGATCACGACGCGGGATCTGCTGACCTTCCGGCTCGGCTTCGGCCAGCTGATGGCGCAGCCGGACGCGTACCCGATCCTGAAGGCGGCGAACGACCGGTCGCTGGGAATGGGGCCGCCCCAGCCGTTCGACTACCCGGCGCCCGACGAGTGGCTGCGGCGGCTGGGCGAGCTGCCGCTGATGTGCCAGCCGGGCGAGAAATGGCTGTACCACACCGGTTCCGACGTGCTGGGGGTGCTGCTCGAGCGGGTGTGCGGGAAGCCGCTGGACGAGGTGCTGACCGAGCGGGTCTTCGAACCGCTGGGCATGAAGGACACTTCGTTCAGTACGTCCGATGTGGACCGCCTGGTGACCAGCTACCAGATGGACTACTCGGTTTTCGACGAGCCGTCCGGTGGCCAGTGGAGTCGTCGTCCGCCGTTCCTGTCCGGCGGCGGCGGACTTCTGTCCACTGTGGACGACCTGTCGGCGTTCGCGCACATGATGCTGAACTCGGGGCGCTACCAGGGCGTCCGCGTGCTGTCCCGGCCGATGGTCGAGCTGATGACGACCGACCAGCTCACGCCCGCGCAGAAAGCGGTTTCCGGGTTCTTTCCGGGGTATTTCGACGACCGCGGCTGGGGGTTCGGCGTCTCGGTCGCGACCGCGCGCACGAACGTCTTCCAGACACCGGGCCGGTTCGGCTGGGACGGCGGACTGGGTACGTCGTGGCAGGCGGACCCGAAGGAGGAGCTGACCGCGATCATGCTGACGCAGCGGGCGGGTTTCCCGGACCTCTCGGCCGTGTACACGGACTTCTGGACCTCGGTCTACGCGTCGCTGCCGGACTGA
- a CDS encoding TetR/AcrR family transcriptional regulator, with amino-acid sequence MARAGLTAERLTEAAAELADEVGFENVTVSALARRFGVKDASLYSHVKSAQDLRVRVALLALAELADRVADALAGRAGKDALVAFANAYRDYAKQHPGRYAAGQLQLDPETAAVSAARRHSDMTRALLRGYHLSEPGQTDAIRLLGSTFHGYVSLETSGAFRHHARPADASWSATLDALDVLLRNWPRSAS; translated from the coding sequence ATGGCACGCGCGGGGTTGACCGCCGAACGCCTGACCGAGGCGGCGGCGGAGCTGGCCGATGAGGTCGGCTTCGAGAACGTGACCGTCTCGGCGCTCGCGCGGCGTTTCGGCGTCAAGGACGCGAGCCTGTACTCGCACGTCAAGAGCGCCCAAGACCTGCGGGTCAGGGTCGCGCTGCTGGCGCTGGCCGAGCTCGCCGACCGGGTCGCCGACGCGCTGGCGGGCCGCGCGGGCAAGGACGCACTCGTGGCGTTCGCCAACGCTTACCGGGACTACGCGAAACAGCATCCGGGCAGGTATGCCGCGGGGCAGCTCCAGCTCGACCCGGAGACGGCGGCGGTGAGCGCGGCCCGGCGGCACTCGGACATGACGCGTGCGTTGTTGCGGGGCTACCACCTGTCCGAGCCGGGCCAGACGGACGCGATCCGGCTGCTGGGCAGCACTTTCCACGGCTACGTGAGCCTGGAGACCTCGGGCGCTTTCCGGCACCATGCCCGCCCGGCGGACGCCTCCTGGTCGGCGACCCTGGACGCACTCGACGTGCTCCTCCGGAACTGGCCTCGATCGGCGAGCTGA
- a CDS encoding C40 family peptidase has translation MTIRFPKWGRAIAGRALIALILVGALATSGWILARKPQQPPAQLVAPAEAPAGNAATAAGPSVLQVSAPVQAQAPQQQSKSELETWAAGLGGALDIPERALIGYATGELTLRKEQPSCHLSWVTLAGIGKASSDHGRFGGNSLDGNGTVRTAMGAVPLQGAAGEAASDQRGGPMQLTQQEWKRVRGAGSIQDIDDAAIAAGRVLCANGTDLQAGLGWWKAIANYRDSDLFRQQVLGNAQLYAALSLAPATAANPSVHAVRFALDQLGLPYVWGGNGPDAGAAGFDCSGLTKAAYDSAGVSLPRTADSQFRTEPAVPGDQQPKMGDLVFYGSPATRIHHVGLYLGNGLMINAPTQGMAVQIATYHVAGDDYAGAGRPSA, from the coding sequence GTGACCATTCGTTTCCCGAAGTGGGGCCGCGCCATCGCGGGCCGTGCCCTGATCGCCCTGATCCTGGTGGGCGCGCTGGCGACGTCTGGCTGGATCCTCGCGCGCAAGCCCCAGCAGCCACCGGCGCAGCTGGTCGCGCCTGCCGAGGCCCCCGCGGGTAACGCGGCGACGGCAGCAGGCCCGTCCGTGCTCCAGGTGAGCGCGCCCGTACAGGCGCAGGCGCCGCAGCAGCAGAGCAAGAGCGAGCTGGAGACGTGGGCGGCCGGGCTGGGCGGAGCGCTGGACATCCCTGAGCGCGCGCTCATCGGGTACGCCACCGGGGAGCTGACGCTGCGTAAGGAACAGCCAAGCTGTCACCTGTCCTGGGTCACTCTTGCGGGGATAGGCAAGGCGAGCTCCGATCACGGACGGTTCGGCGGCAATTCGCTCGACGGGAACGGCACCGTGAGGACGGCCATGGGCGCCGTGCCGCTGCAGGGCGCGGCCGGTGAGGCGGCGAGCGACCAGCGCGGCGGGCCGATGCAGCTGACGCAGCAGGAGTGGAAGCGGGTTCGCGGCGCCGGGAGCATCCAGGACATCGACGACGCGGCCATCGCGGCGGGGCGCGTGCTGTGCGCGAACGGGACCGATCTGCAGGCGGGCCTTGGCTGGTGGAAGGCGATCGCGAACTACCGCGACTCGGACCTGTTCCGCCAGCAGGTGCTCGGCAACGCCCAGCTGTACGCGGCGCTGTCGCTCGCCCCCGCGACGGCCGCGAACCCCTCGGTCCACGCGGTGCGGTTCGCGCTCGACCAGCTCGGCCTGCCCTACGTGTGGGGTGGCAACGGCCCGGACGCGGGCGCGGCCGGGTTCGACTGCTCGGGGCTGACGAAGGCCGCGTACGACAGTGCCGGGGTGTCGCTGCCGCGGACGGCGGACTCGCAGTTCCGCACGGAGCCGGCCGTGCCGGGCGACCAGCAGCCGAAGATGGGCGACCTGGTGTTCTACGGCAGCCCGGCGACCCGCATCCACCACGTCGGCCTGTACCTGGGGAACGGCCTGATGATCAACGCGCCGACGCAGGGGATGGCGGTGCAGATCGCGACCTACCACGTCGCGGGCGACGACTACGCGGGCGCGGGGCGTCCGTCGGCCTGA
- a CDS encoding biotin--[acetyl-CoA-carboxylase] ligase, translating into MTSINAARLRAELVGPYAAVDVVSSTGSTNADLRVASVEGAPDRTVLIAEEQTAGVGRRARAWSSPKGAGIYLSVLLRPHGVGFAELGSLAIVAGLAVTDLTAELGVDAALKWPNDVLAGPGRGKCAGILAESVAAEEVAVVLGIGLNVRPLGAEVKPGAGGLLPTSLAEHGARTTDRTEIASVLLSAFARRESRWRAAGGNLSTAGLLEDYRARCETLGQQVRVLLPGDASLLGTATDVDPSGQLVVVDEDGLRHTVFAGDVVHLRAVP; encoded by the coding sequence ATGACTTCGATCAACGCGGCCCGCCTGCGTGCCGAGCTCGTCGGCCCGTACGCCGCAGTGGACGTGGTGAGCAGCACCGGCTCGACCAATGCCGACCTGCGGGTGGCCTCGGTCGAGGGCGCGCCTGATCGCACCGTGCTCATCGCCGAGGAACAGACGGCCGGCGTCGGCCGCCGGGCCCGTGCCTGGAGTTCGCCGAAGGGCGCCGGCATCTACCTCAGCGTGCTGCTGCGGCCGCACGGCGTCGGGTTCGCCGAGCTCGGCTCGCTGGCCATCGTCGCCGGGCTCGCGGTCACCGACCTCACCGCCGAGCTCGGCGTCGACGCGGCGCTGAAGTGGCCCAACGACGTTCTCGCCGGGCCGGGCCGCGGCAAGTGCGCCGGGATACTGGCCGAGTCGGTCGCCGCCGAGGAGGTCGCGGTCGTGCTCGGCATCGGGTTGAACGTCCGTCCGCTCGGCGCCGAGGTCAAACCCGGCGCGGGCGGGCTCCTCCCGACGTCACTCGCCGAGCACGGCGCCCGCACCACTGACCGCACCGAGATCGCGTCCGTCCTGCTGTCCGCGTTCGCCCGCCGGGAGAGCCGTTGGCGCGCCGCGGGCGGCAACCTGTCCACGGCGGGCCTGCTCGAGGACTACCGTGCCCGCTGCGAGACGCTCGGGCAGCAGGTCCGCGTCCTGCTGCCGGGCGACGCGTCGTTGCTGGGCACGGCGACCGACGTGGACCCGTCGGGCCAGCTCGTGGTCGTCGACGAAGACGGGCTGCGGCACACGGTGTTCGCGGGGGACGTCGTCCACCTGCGAGCGGTACCTTGA
- a CDS encoding alpha/beta fold hydrolase: MQISGFDYQRVTVADGVALNVAVGGSGSPVVLLHGFPQTHLMWRHVAADLAGDHTVLCPDLRGYGDSDKPADTAGQTYSKRTMAADVVALARAFGHDRFALAGHDRGALVAIRAGLDHPDAVTHLASLDVLPTLDMWEVLHGANAAVAFHLYLMAQPPGLPEQLIGASADAFFGHFLDAWGTRPDAIPADVRAAYLDASRNAVTSIVADYRASAGIDVQHDTADRGAGNRLRMPVTVLQQDWGAALGYDAAAVWRAWAPDLDHRTVSSGHFMAEESPADVLKALRDLLTR, translated from the coding sequence ATGCAGATCTCCGGTTTCGACTACCAAAGGGTGACCGTGGCCGACGGCGTCGCACTCAACGTCGCGGTGGGCGGCTCGGGCAGCCCGGTCGTGCTCCTGCACGGCTTTCCCCAGACCCACCTGATGTGGCGGCACGTGGCCGCCGACCTCGCGGGCGACCACACCGTGCTCTGCCCGGACCTGCGCGGCTACGGCGACAGCGACAAGCCCGCCGACACCGCCGGGCAGACCTATTCGAAGCGCACCATGGCCGCCGACGTCGTGGCGCTCGCCCGTGCCTTCGGGCACGACCGGTTCGCCCTCGCCGGGCACGACCGTGGCGCGCTGGTCGCGATCCGCGCCGGACTCGACCACCCCGACGCCGTCACCCACCTGGCGTCGCTGGACGTGCTGCCCACGTTGGACATGTGGGAAGTCCTGCACGGGGCGAACGCCGCCGTCGCCTTCCACCTGTACCTGATGGCGCAGCCGCCGGGCCTGCCCGAGCAGCTGATCGGCGCGAGCGCGGACGCGTTCTTCGGTCACTTCCTGGACGCCTGGGGCACGCGCCCGGACGCCATTCCCGCCGACGTGCGTGCCGCCTACCTGGACGCGTCGCGGAACGCGGTGACCTCGATCGTCGCCGACTACCGGGCGTCGGCGGGCATCGACGTCCAGCACGACACCGCGGACCGGGGGGCGGGCAACCGGCTGCGGATGCCGGTCACGGTGCTGCAGCAGGACTGGGGCGCCGCCCTCGGCTACGACGCCGCCGCGGTGTGGCGGGCCTGGGCGCCCGACCTCGACCACCGCACCGTCTCGTCCGGTCACTTCATGGCCGAGGAGTCCCCGGCCGACGTGCTCAAGGCGCTGCGGGACCTGCTGACGCGCTGA
- a CDS encoding hydroxymethylglutaryl-CoA lyase — translation MGVRELGLPQRAASEGLPARVTIWEVGPRDGLQNEKSIVPVEVKLEFLDRLAAAGLTVLEATSFVSPKWVPQLADAEQLLDGLTRRPGVRYPVLVPNERGLARALDAGCTDIAIFASATETFAQRNLNSTLDKQFDMFTPVAAGARQAGMDVRGYLSMCFGDPWEGPVGYEQVVTAGQRLFELGCSQLSLGDTIGVATAGQVEGLLAAFGAAGIGPERLAVHFHDTYGQALANTLAALRCGVSTVDSSAGGLGGCPYAESATGNLATEDLVWLLDGLGVETGVNLDELVATSAWMAERLGRPSPSRVVNALAG, via the coding sequence ATGGGAGTCCGCGAGCTCGGCCTGCCGCAGCGGGCCGCGTCCGAGGGCCTGCCGGCACGCGTCACGATCTGGGAGGTCGGGCCGCGCGACGGGCTGCAGAACGAGAAGTCGATCGTGCCCGTCGAGGTCAAGCTGGAGTTCCTCGACCGGCTCGCCGCGGCGGGGCTGACCGTGCTGGAGGCCACGAGCTTCGTCTCGCCGAAGTGGGTCCCGCAGCTCGCCGACGCCGAACAGCTGCTCGACGGGCTGACCCGCCGCCCCGGCGTGCGGTACCCGGTGCTGGTGCCGAACGAGCGCGGCCTGGCGCGGGCGCTCGACGCCGGGTGCACGGACATCGCGATCTTCGCCAGCGCCACCGAGACCTTCGCGCAGCGGAACCTGAACTCGACGCTCGACAAGCAGTTCGACATGTTCACCCCGGTCGCCGCGGGCGCACGGCAGGCCGGGATGGACGTGCGGGGGTACCTGTCGATGTGCTTCGGCGACCCGTGGGAGGGGCCGGTCGGCTACGAGCAGGTCGTGACGGCCGGGCAGCGCCTGTTCGAGCTCGGGTGCTCGCAGCTCTCGCTCGGGGACACCATCGGCGTCGCCACGGCCGGGCAGGTCGAAGGCCTGCTCGCCGCGTTCGGCGCCGCCGGGATCGGCCCGGAGCGGCTGGCGGTGCACTTCCACGACACCTACGGCCAGGCACTGGCGAACACCCTCGCCGCGCTGCGTTGTGGCGTGTCCACTGTGGACTCGTCCGCCGGTGGGCTCGGCGGCTGCCCGTACGCCGAGTCGGCCACCGGCAACCTCGCGACCGAGGACCTGGTGTGGCTGCTCGACGGGCTCGGGGTCGAGACCGGGGTGAACCTGGACGAGCTGGTCGCGACGAGCGCCTGGATGGCGGAGCGGCTCGGCAGGCCCAGCCCTTCGCGGGTGGTCAACGCGCTCGCCGGGTAA
- a CDS encoding PH domain-containing protein, with protein MAYPEDLLSANEKVIVHSHPHFKMLIWPVFWLIVTVGVGIWLFTLTDGVTAGWGQVAEIAIGVVGVVLICWLFLAPLIRWRTTHFIVTTDRLITREGVLKRVGIDIPMSRINSVQFEHGLVDRIFGCGTLVVESASHEPLRFEDIPGVERVHTVIYREVNDNPYDDFPGEGTPETRGRR; from the coding sequence GTGGCGTACCCGGAGGACCTGCTCAGTGCGAACGAGAAGGTCATTGTGCACAGCCATCCGCACTTCAAGATGCTGATCTGGCCGGTGTTCTGGCTGATCGTGACCGTCGGCGTCGGGATCTGGCTGTTCACCCTCACCGACGGCGTCACCGCGGGCTGGGGCCAGGTCGCGGAGATCGCCATCGGCGTGGTCGGCGTGGTACTGATCTGCTGGCTGTTCCTCGCGCCGCTGATCCGCTGGCGCACGACGCACTTCATCGTCACCACGGACCGGCTGATCACCCGCGAAGGCGTTCTCAAGCGCGTGGGCATCGACATCCCGATGAGCCGCATCAACAGCGTCCAGTTCGAGCACGGGCTGGTCGACCGGATCTTCGGCTGCGGCACGCTGGTCGTCGAGTCGGCCTCGCACGAGCCGCTGCGCTTCGAGGACATCCCCGGCGTCGAGCGTGTGCACACGGTGATCTATCGCGAGGTCAACGACAACCCGTACGACGACTTCCCGGGCGAGGGAACCCCGGAGACCCGGGGAAGGCGCTGA